Proteins encoded in a region of the Planococcus citri chromosome 1, ihPlaCitr1.1, whole genome shotgun sequence genome:
- the holn1 gene encoding CD2 antigen cytoplasmic tail-binding protein 2 homolog: MNKRKADDNEDDILDMKFSKRKGVIEEEDDDDDDENDDGKKYEILKEDDIEGQEAGVVTNEGDVQITPFNMKEEMEEGHFDTEGMYHWNKESNVRDNWLENIDWIKIKSNEENLPKKQESDDDEETSFDEIGNYKQVLLYMRERENVAATLRRLGGSKSLSASERLKRKKAGIALTEEEKGDKEAVTKVTELADAILSRTGNMNIYQETYEQISKKINDQEKKMSKKSFAADLDMYADDFDEKEKAELTTASTSKASSDTAVEESEGNDVKWEIKKSLDAEAIEGPYSTEQMNKWMQENYFKEQVWVRKFGSSNEFYSSKRIDFELYL, encoded by the exons ATGAATAAACGAAAGGCGGATGACAATGAGGATGATATCCTGGATATGAAATTTAGTAAGAGGAAAGGAGTTATTGAAGAAgaagacgatgacgacgacgatgaaaacGACGACGGCAAAAAGTACGAAATCTTGAAGGAAGATGACATTGAAG GCCAAGAAGCGGGTGTCGTAACAAACGAAGGAGATGTACAAATTACTCCATTCAATATGAAAGAAGAAATGGAGGAAGGTCATTTTGACACTGAAGGAATGTATCATTGGAATAAAGAAAGTAACGTGAGAGACAATTGGCTTGAAAACATCGACTGGATTAAA ATCAAATCGAACGAAgaaaatttgcctaaaaaaCAAGAATCCGATGACGATGAAgaaacttcatttgatgaaataggGAATTATAAACAAGTTCTACTGTACATGCGGGAACGTGAAAACGTAGCTGCCACCCTACGACGTTTGG GTGGTTCCAAGTCGTTGTCTGCTTCCGAACgattgaaaaggaaaaaagccGGCATAGCTTtgacagaagaagaaaaaggcgATAAAGAAGCTGTTACCAAAGTAACCGAATTAGCAGATGCTATTTTATCACGAACCGGAAATATGAATATTTATCAAGAAACGTACGAGCAGATTTCTAAAAAA ATAAATGAccaagaaaagaaaatgagtAAGAAAAGTTTCGCTGCGGATCTCGATATGTATGCTGacgattttgacgaaaaagaaAAGGCAGAATTGACTACCGCATCAACTAGTAAAGCAAGTTCAGACACCGCCGTTGAAGAATCTGAGG GTAATGATGTCAAGTGGGAGATTAAGAAGAGTTTAGATGCTGAGGCTATTGAAGGACCTTATTCTACTGAACAAATGAATAAATGGATgcaagaaaattatttcaaagaacAAGTTTGGGTACGAAAGTTCGGCTCAAGCAATGAATTTTATTCGTCTAAAAGAATAGACTTCGAGTTATATTTATAA
- the borr gene encoding borealin, with protein sequence MPRTKISKKRRVTSDSKLSDESNIEEIKEKSISMQIEEVNALIRDKIDHMNHAHKTALKRLKEMYNVLKVNLMSSGLGSKTSKEISDMDCTDHVESFKENQSGMMLNPQYSKPKSQRAVRKRSNSCNSRSTTKKNQVLRSSSCDRNVPPSASKLKTPCNREMPAIPLVTPKVNPNIPLSVLRRPRQGEFAMSISGSPLMVSSVTYDDVVSVNVPLPDGRVLSILPTEGMHATNLDLDDETRKQLRRLQSNLSKCLGK encoded by the coding sequence ATGCCGCGcacgaaaatatcgaaaaaacgCAGAGTTACCAGTGATTCTAAACTAAGCGATGAATCGAATATCgaagaaattaaagaaaaaagtatttcTATGCAAATCGAAGAAGTCAACGCTCTTATTAGAGATAAAATCGATCATATGAATCACGCGCACAAGACTGCTTTGAAAAGATTGAAGGAGATGTACAATGTATTGAAAGTAAATCTTATGTCCAGCGGTCTTGGTAGCAAAACGTCGAAAGAAATTTCCGACATGGATTGTACTGATCACGTCGAATCTTTCAAAGAAAATCAATCAGGTATGATGTTAAATCCCCAATATTCTAAACCAAAATCACAGCGCGCAGTTCGAAAACGGTCCAATTCGTGTAATTCGAGGTCAACAACGAAGAAAAATCAAGTATTGAGATCATCATCGTGTGATAGAAATGTACCTCCTTCAGCGTCTAAATTAAAGACTCCTTGTAATCGCGAAATGCCTGCCATTCCATTAGTAACACCTAAAGTAAATCCCAACATACCGTTGTCAGTATTACGACGTCCACGTCAAGGTGAATTTGCGATGTCCATTTCCGGTAGCCCTTTGATGGTTTCAAGTGTTACATATGATGATGTGGTTAGTGTTAATGTCCCTCTTCCTGATGGTCGAGTTTTATCGATTTTGCCCACAGAAGGCATGCATGCGACTAACTTAGATTTAGACGATGAAACTAGAAAACAATTAAGAAGATTACAATCAAATTTATCCAAATGTTTGGGAAAATGA
- the LOC135832088 gene encoding A-kinase anchor protein 9-like isoform X1, which yields MEFSANASSVKKEPRDAFKETIKMVEDDFYKFNEIVNQNLRIESEIEKQLEKEDKKCTFLKHTIGELKKQLSNIERLCTEQRNYIFDLQMELEHISSTIYEQMEVKRIAYPEEDAKPYREMVNLAQRMVDCVTNFKTIIQQNIDDCIDRNEEINNWKNTLNQLLSRISELTSTRDRIRLEIDQLTSCVNGRSLDDINTSTTRLQEINQEFKTTKISHREVSAEKNKLNHWKQQVIAESTDKKTSYLKTQENFKKLKQSSSDRMNLLRTEICSTKQQYHNTIKDMKTSFDPVENEFRKLESLIKEKSAELEDMIRRETASRYEEKMIFSDIERMGDELSKIEESNEVLEKQEKFAKHMYDSMKQHTNALKTSISEKEICLRNVIEKLAKLESDSDYSPMDCDELNDTPKCTISTDHKNVMDQNDQLARRHAKLMRETQDLYVVAEELKFKLNACDVEIDFLNLLHNKISVKMNEEQQKVDEEMNNKIEKCIENVTELSNILMEKNLLLDSVRADVQKCFNLVPSLKSKIKTQEKENADCKTKLSQLEEKISNDEKISQNKANLLKDLEKNTFPKTRIPAEWLQSLQQQKNEYEKLKAERMELEEKRNEINVEKSPVKKKDNLKLSEIFTDTDPKKRRLDSEMKCAAYKLFKERILKKYGTSISD from the exons ATGGAATTTTCCGCGAATGCTTCTTCCGTGAAAAAAGAACCGAGAGATGCATTTAAAGAAACAATTAAAATGGTAGAAGATGATTTCTACAAATTTAACGAAATTGTTAATCAAAATTTGCGAATAGAAAGCGAGATTGAAAAACAGCTAgaaaaagaagataaaaaatgTACGTTTTTGAAACACACAATCGGAGAGTTGAAAAAGCAATTGAGCAATATCGAAAGACTTTGTACCGAGCAAAGGAATTATATATTTGATTTACAAATGGAGCTGGAGCATATTAGTTCGACAATATACGAACAAATGGAAGTCAAGAGAATTGCGTATCCTGAAGAAGA CGCTAAACCGTATCGAGAAATGGTGAACTTGGCTCAGCGAATGGTTGATTGCGTcactaatttcaaaacaattattCAGCAGAATATTGACGACTGCATCGATCGGAACGAAGAaataaataattggaaaaatactTTGAATCAGCTTCTGAGTAGAATTTCAGAACTTACGTCAACTAGGGATCGTATACGATTAGAAA TTGATCAGTTGACTAGCTGTGTAAATGGACGATCTCTCGACGATATCAACACAAGTACTACGCGCCTACAAGAAATCAACCAAGAattcaaaactacaaaaatttcacatcgCGAAGTCTCCGCTGAGAAAAATAAGTTGAATCACTGGAAGCAGCAGGTGATCGCCGAGTCTACGGATAAAAAGACATCTTACTTGAAAACTcaagaaaattttaagaaattaaaaCAATCATCTTCGGACCGGATGAACCTATTACGTACAGAAATTTGTTCGACTAAGCAACAGTATCACAACACGATTAAAGATATGAAAACTTCTTTCGATCCTGTTGAAAACGA GTTTAGAAAATTGGAATCTCTTATCAAAGAAAAATCAGCTGAGCTGGAAGATATGATTAGAAGAGAAACCGCTTCAAGGTAcgaagaaaaaatgattttctcagaTATCGAAAGAATGGGCGACGAATTATCTAAAATAGAAGAG TCAAACGAAGTGctcgaaaagcaagaaaaatttgcaaaacataTGTACGATTCCATGAAACAGCACACGAATGCattaaaaacatcaatttcagaaaaggaaATTTGCCTTAGAAACGTAATCGAAAAGCTAGCAAAATTAGAAAGCGATTCAGATTATTCTCCCATGGATTGCGATGAATTGAATGATACACCTAA GTGTACAATATCAACTGATCATAAAAACGTAATGGATCAAAATGATCAACTCGCAAGAAGGCATGCAAAATTGATGCGAGAAACGCAAGATTTGTACGTTGTGGCAgaagagttgaaatttaaactaAACGCCTGTGATGTTGAGATTGATTTCTTAAATTTACTCCATAAcaaaatttcggtcaaaatGAATGAAGAACAGCAAAAAGTGGACGAAGAG ATGAATAACAAGATCGAAAAGTGCATTGAAAATGTAACTGAATTGAGTAatattttaatggaaaaaaatttattgctaGACTCAGTTAGAGCTGacgttcaaaaatgtttcaatttggtACCATCgttaaaaagtaaaatcaaaacGCAAGAGAAAGAAAACGCTGATTGTAAAACAAAACTTTCTCAGCTGGAAGAAAAAATCAGCAAcgacgaaaaaatttcacag AATAAAGCTAATCTACTCAAAGATTTGGAGAAAAACACATTCCCTAAGACTAGAATTCCTGCAGAATGGCTACAGTCTCTTCAACAGCAGAAGAATgaatacgaaaaattgaaagcagAGCGAATGGAACTCGaagaaaaacgaaatgaaata aatgttgaaaagtcgcctgttaaaaaaaaagacaatttgaAATTGTCAGAAATATTTACAGATACAGATCCAAAGAAACGGCGTTTAGATTCCGAGATGAAATGTGCAGCCTATAAATTATTTAAAGAG CGTATTCTCAAGAAGTACGGTACTTCTATATCAGATTGA
- the LOC135832088 gene encoding A-kinase anchor protein 9-like isoform X2 yields MEFSANASSVKKEPRDAFKETIKMVEDDFYKFNEIVNQNLRIESEIEKQLEKEDKKCTFLKHTIGELKKQLSNIERLCTEQRNYIFDLQMELEHISSTIYEQMEVKRIAYPEEDAKPYREMVNLAQRMVDCVTNFKTIIQQNIDDCIDRNEEINNWKNTLNQLLSRISELTSTRDRIRLEIDQLTSCVNGRSLDDINTSTTRLQEINQEFKTTKISHREVSAEKNKLNHWKQQVIAESTDKKTSYLKTQENFKKLKQSSSDRMNLLRTEICSTKQQYHNTIKDMKTSFDPVENEFRKLESLIKEKSAELEDMIRRETASRYEEKMIFSDIERMGDELSKIEESNEVLEKQEKFAKHMYDSMKQHTNALKTSISEKEICLRNVIEKLAKLESDSDYSPMDCDELNDTPKCTISTDHKNVMDQNDQLARRHAKLMRETQDLYVVAEELKFKLNACDVEIDFLNLLHNKISVKMNEEQQKVDEEMNNKIEKCIENVTELSNILMEKNLLLDSVRADVQKCFNLVPSLKSKIKTQEKENADCKTKLSQLEEKISNDEKISQNKANLLKDLEKNTFPKTRIPAEWLQSLQQQKNEYEKLKAERMELEEKRNEINVEKSPVKKKDNLKLSEIFTDTDPKKRRLDSEMKCAAYKLFKEVFK; encoded by the exons ATGGAATTTTCCGCGAATGCTTCTTCCGTGAAAAAAGAACCGAGAGATGCATTTAAAGAAACAATTAAAATGGTAGAAGATGATTTCTACAAATTTAACGAAATTGTTAATCAAAATTTGCGAATAGAAAGCGAGATTGAAAAACAGCTAgaaaaagaagataaaaaatgTACGTTTTTGAAACACACAATCGGAGAGTTGAAAAAGCAATTGAGCAATATCGAAAGACTTTGTACCGAGCAAAGGAATTATATATTTGATTTACAAATGGAGCTGGAGCATATTAGTTCGACAATATACGAACAAATGGAAGTCAAGAGAATTGCGTATCCTGAAGAAGA CGCTAAACCGTATCGAGAAATGGTGAACTTGGCTCAGCGAATGGTTGATTGCGTcactaatttcaaaacaattattCAGCAGAATATTGACGACTGCATCGATCGGAACGAAGAaataaataattggaaaaatactTTGAATCAGCTTCTGAGTAGAATTTCAGAACTTACGTCAACTAGGGATCGTATACGATTAGAAA TTGATCAGTTGACTAGCTGTGTAAATGGACGATCTCTCGACGATATCAACACAAGTACTACGCGCCTACAAGAAATCAACCAAGAattcaaaactacaaaaatttcacatcgCGAAGTCTCCGCTGAGAAAAATAAGTTGAATCACTGGAAGCAGCAGGTGATCGCCGAGTCTACGGATAAAAAGACATCTTACTTGAAAACTcaagaaaattttaagaaattaaaaCAATCATCTTCGGACCGGATGAACCTATTACGTACAGAAATTTGTTCGACTAAGCAACAGTATCACAACACGATTAAAGATATGAAAACTTCTTTCGATCCTGTTGAAAACGA GTTTAGAAAATTGGAATCTCTTATCAAAGAAAAATCAGCTGAGCTGGAAGATATGATTAGAAGAGAAACCGCTTCAAGGTAcgaagaaaaaatgattttctcagaTATCGAAAGAATGGGCGACGAATTATCTAAAATAGAAGAG TCAAACGAAGTGctcgaaaagcaagaaaaatttgcaaaacataTGTACGATTCCATGAAACAGCACACGAATGCattaaaaacatcaatttcagaaaaggaaATTTGCCTTAGAAACGTAATCGAAAAGCTAGCAAAATTAGAAAGCGATTCAGATTATTCTCCCATGGATTGCGATGAATTGAATGATACACCTAA GTGTACAATATCAACTGATCATAAAAACGTAATGGATCAAAATGATCAACTCGCAAGAAGGCATGCAAAATTGATGCGAGAAACGCAAGATTTGTACGTTGTGGCAgaagagttgaaatttaaactaAACGCCTGTGATGTTGAGATTGATTTCTTAAATTTACTCCATAAcaaaatttcggtcaaaatGAATGAAGAACAGCAAAAAGTGGACGAAGAG ATGAATAACAAGATCGAAAAGTGCATTGAAAATGTAACTGAATTGAGTAatattttaatggaaaaaaatttattgctaGACTCAGTTAGAGCTGacgttcaaaaatgtttcaatttggtACCATCgttaaaaagtaaaatcaaaacGCAAGAGAAAGAAAACGCTGATTGTAAAACAAAACTTTCTCAGCTGGAAGAAAAAATCAGCAAcgacgaaaaaatttcacag AATAAAGCTAATCTACTCAAAGATTTGGAGAAAAACACATTCCCTAAGACTAGAATTCCTGCAGAATGGCTACAGTCTCTTCAACAGCAGAAGAATgaatacgaaaaattgaaagcagAGCGAATGGAACTCGaagaaaaacgaaatgaaata aatgttgaaaagtcgcctgttaaaaaaaaagacaatttgaAATTGTCAGAAATATTTACAGATACAGATCCAAAGAAACGGCGTTTAGATTCCGAGATGAAATGTGCAGCCTATAAATTATTTAAAGAGGTATTTAAGTAA
- the LOC135832092 gene encoding uncharacterized protein LOC135832092 — MSLLIIIFFAFFGMSYANESRIVACLEARSVDPGNLSNFLKNEDLREIQNNSQKCMLFCILKEAVEPPFIHDNGTIDIGELRQHLLSIAEFKYQRQEILTLAQICATIQNEATSDECEKAYNFVTCFQNVKRMYCHNLFPCGDEDDDNCHVKWFDLDLSKQSSQKFNYTTATDWLRDRDEVSKCRFLCMSRMLNYVDAAVIMNQKLISRISKPYPMLIKKKIESAIRACAERNELDPCEKWYQFARCQINLVNKVQDLL, encoded by the exons ATGTCACTCCtaataatcatattttttgcctttttcggTATGAGTTATGCGAATGAAAGCCGTATCGTAGCATGCCTAGAAGCCAGATCAGTTGATCCAG GTAatctatcaaattttttgaagaatgaagACTTACGAGAAATTCAGAACAATTCACAAAAG TGCATGCTGTTTTGTATTCTGAAAGAAGCAGTTGAACCACCATTT ATACATGATAATGGAACAATAGATATTGGTGAGCTGCGGCAACACTTATTGTCAATTGCAGAATTCAAGTATCAACGACAAGAAATTCTCACCCTGGCTCAAATTTGTGCGACTATTCAAA atGAAGCAACGTCTGACGAATGTGAAAAAGCTTACAATTTTGTGAcgtgttttcaaaatgtaaaaagaatGTACTGTCATAATTTATTCCCTTGCGGCGATGAAGATGATGATAATTGCCATGTCAAATGGTTTGATTtag ATTTGAGTAAACAAAGTTCTCAGAAATTCAACTACACTACAGCTACTGACTGGCTAAGAGATAGAGATGAAGTATCCAAA TGTCGATTTCTTTGCATGTCACGAATGCTGAATTAT GTGGATGCAGCCGTGATTATGAATCAAAAACTAATTTCTCGGATTTCAAAACCATATCCTATGCTGATCAAAAAAAAGATTGAGAGTGCTATTCGAGCATGCGCTGAAAGAA atgaACTTGATCCCTGTGAAAAATGGTACCAATTCGCCAGATGCCAAATAAATCTTGTGAATAAG GTTCAAGATCTCTTGTAG
- the REPTOR-BP gene encoding REPTOR-binding partner isoform X1 yields the protein MEFDEMFMMNQDFEDSNAGSVELAVEVKESSRRGRKPGKKSSEKLDIRAKLERSRQSARECRARKKLRYQYLEELVTDREKAVFSLRQELEKLKTWCHELDEGRVPEGFQSFLEDLGIIKEEQ from the exons atggaatttgatgaaatgtttatGATGAATCAAGATTTCGAAGATTCAAACGCTGGATCTGTG GAACTTGCTGTCGAGGTGAAAGAAAGCTCAAGACGAGGACgaaaacctggaaaaaaatCTTCCGAGAAACTCGATATTCGAGCTAAATTAG AAAGGAGTAGGCAAAGTGCAAGAGAATGCCGAGCAAGGAAAAAATTACGCTACCAGTATCTGGAAGAATTAGTTACTGATCGAGAAAAGGCCGTGTTTTCTTTGAGACAAGAATTAGAAAAG TTAAAAACTTGGTGTCATGAATTAGATGAAGGAAGAGTGCCAGAAGGTTTTCAATCTTTCTTAGAAGATCTTGGTATTATCAAAGAAGAACAGTGA
- the REPTOR-BP gene encoding REPTOR-binding partner isoform X2, whose amino-acid sequence MEFDEMFMMNQDFEDSNAGSVELAVEVKESSRRGRKPGKKSSEKLDIRAKLERSRQSARECRARKKLRYQYLEELVTDREKAVFSLRQELEKMKEECQKVFNLS is encoded by the exons atggaatttgatgaaatgtttatGATGAATCAAGATTTCGAAGATTCAAACGCTGGATCTGTG GAACTTGCTGTCGAGGTGAAAGAAAGCTCAAGACGAGGACgaaaacctggaaaaaaatCTTCCGAGAAACTCGATATTCGAGCTAAATTAG AAAGGAGTAGGCAAAGTGCAAGAGAATGCCGAGCAAGGAAAAAATTACGCTACCAGTATCTGGAAGAATTAGTTACTGATCGAGAAAAGGCCGTGTTTTCTTTGAGACAAGAATTAGAAAAG ATGAAGGAAGAGTGCCAGAAGGTTTTCAATCTTTCTTAG